The Thermodesulfobacterium sp. TA1 sequence ATAAAGTTATCATAGACTCCAAGTCCGGTAATAAATCCTCTTTGTTCAGAAGTAAGGTTTTTGTAATAGAAGTTTCCTTCAAAACCCAAGACAAAGACTTGAGAGACAGCGCTGTCTAAAGGAAGATATTTTAGGTCCTTTTTAACCGTTTCTAAAGGAAAACTTGTTGAGGCAAAAAATACAGTGGTTTTATTCCCAACATTTTGAACCACAGGGGCTACAAAAGGTAGCACTATTTTTTTTACAATTTCTTGACCTTTTTTCCCTTTTGTAAGCCTAACCTCATAAAAATGCTGGACAACTGCATAAGGAGAGGTCCACTGAAGCTGGTTGTTTTTATAGATGCCTAACCTTCCGTCAGCAAGATAGGTTAAAATCTCTGGTTGTCCATCTAAATCAAAGTCTACAAAAACCGTTCCTATGTTTTGGTATTCTTCGTAAAGGTTTAATTTGGTTGCGTAGATAAGCTGGTTGTTTTCTCTCTTAAGAATAAAAACTTCTTTTCCAAAGAAGTTTTCAGGGTCAAAAGTTTGGCCTAAAAGGGTATCTTTTATCCCTCTTGCTGTGTAATCTACAAAGTTTAAAATTAGGTTTATGTTGGTGATAACCGGATTAAGGCCTTGGTTGGTATATTGTAGTACTTCGCTTTTCATCCCAACCCTTTCGTCGTAGACGTTTAAGGCTATCCATCCAGCAGGCCCTACAGAAAAGTTTACTATTTTTCCTGAAGAGGGTTTATACTGGGCCAAAAGACCACCTTTTATCTTGATGATAAAAAGTCCTTGGGAATTAAAGTAAACCATTTCAGGGGTTCCGTCGTTATCCATATCAGCAAACTCAGCCTGTACAACCTCTCCTTTGGTCTTACCTATAAGGGCAGGTTGTAAAACCCCTAAGGGTTTAGACTCTGCTTTGGTAGGTGAAGCAGGTTTAGAGTAAGTCGAGGCAGAAACTCTTTGATAAGAAAGGCCTCCATAGTATCTTATCAGGTCTAACTTTGAGTTGTAAACTTTAATATTGTTTTCCTCTTCTACAAAAAGGAGGTCAAATTTTTCGGCTAACAAGTATTCAGGGGTTATTTGGTTAAACCTAAGGTTTGGGTCAAAAATTATAGTACAGTCTGGAAGGTTGTTTTTTAAAATTAGAAAAAGGTTTTCTGTGGGGTTAGGATGTTCAGCGAGGATGAGGACCTTAAGGTCTGCATATCTGGTAATCGGCATAGGAACAGTTAGAGGTTCTTTTTGATAGATAACTTTTGCGGTAGCAAAGTGTTCATCTACCCTAACTACTTCTATTTTAGCCACAGGTTCTTTCAAATAACCTAAGGTTTTTTGAGTTTCAGGATGGACTATTTTTTTGCCTCTTTTATAAACCGTAAAGATGTCCTTATTTTTAACACCTTGCGCTAAACCTTTATCGATAATAAGCTCACGGTCTTCTATTCCAATAAGTAGCCCTAAAACAGGAGAAAAATCCTTTTTAATCTGTTCATAAATTTCAGGACTAAGGCTACCAAACCCAGGTTTATAAACCAATAAAATAATAAAAAATAACGTTAAAAGTTTAAAGGTAGACCTCATTGAGGAGTTCCTCCTTGTAGATTTTGATAAAGCAGTCTTTCCAACTCTTCCCCTTCTAAAACTTCTTTTTCCATTAAAATCTTAACAATAGTTTCTAAAATTGCCATCTTTTCTGAAAGAATTTTGGCAGAGGTTTCGTAGCAAGTTTTTAAAATGTGGCTTATTTCCTGGTCTATGAGTGCGGCGATTTCTTCAGATACCAGTTCTCTTTCCTTAAAAGGAACGTCTAAAAACAGATGTTCTCTTTTTCTAAAGGTTTGAGGACCTAAAATTTCACTCATTCCGTAGTCCATTACCATAGCCCTTGCTATTTCTGTAGCCCTTTCTAAGTCGTTTTGAGCCCCGGTAGAAACCTCCTTGAAAATCAGTTCTTCTGCAGCCCTACCAGCTAAAAGGACTGAAATCTTGGATAATAGTTCGGTTTTGGTCATTAAATAACGTTCTTCTGTAGGAAGTTGAAGGGTATAACCTAAGGCAGATACCCCTCGGGGGATGATAGAGATTCTATGGACTTTTTCTTGTGGGGTTAATATAGAGGCTACTACCGCATGTCCTGCTTCATGATAGGCTATCCTGGTTTTTTCTTCGTGAGAAATATAACGATTTTTTTTGGCAAGTCCGGCGATTACCCTGTCTATGGCTTCTTCAAAATCTTCCATCTCAACCACACTTTTTCCTTTTCTGGCTGCAAGCAAGGCTGCTTCGTTTACTACGTTAGCAAGGTCTGCTCCCACCATACCTGGTGTTCTTGCAGCGATAACCTTTAAATCTACGTCTTTACCAAGTGGTATGTTTTGACAGTGCAATTTGAGGATTTCTTCTCTTCCTTTTAAATCAGGTCTATCGACCACTACCACCCTATCAAACCTTCCTGGCCGTAAAAGCGCAGGGTCCAAAATTTCTGGACGGTTGGTAGCTGCGATGATAATAACCCCTTTTTTGGGATCAAACCCGTCCATTTCGGTTAGAAGTTGAGTAAGGGTGTGTTCTCTTTCTTCAGTGCCTCCTGCAGGGGAAACTCCTCTTACCCTCCCTACAGCGTCTATTTCGTCTATAAAGATGATGCAGGGAGCCATTTTTTCTGCTTGAAAAAACAGGTCTCTAACCCTTGCAGCTCCAACCCCAACAAACATTTCTACAAAGGAAGAGCCAGAAATAGAGATAAAAGGTACTCCAGCCTCACCGGCTACCGCCCTTGCAAGAAGGGTTTTTCCTGTTCCAGGAGGTCCTACCAACAACACCCCCTTAGGAATTTTAGCCCCAAGCTTAGTAAACTTTTCAGGATTTTTTAAAAACTCGATGATTTCCTTTAATTCTTCTACAGCTTCATCTACCCCTGCTACATCCTTAAAAGTTACTTGAATTTCGTTTTCTACATAAATTTTAGCCTTGCTTTTGCCAAAGCTTATAATACCTCCGTCTGAGGAGGTAAATTTTTTAAAAAGGAAGAGCCAAAAACCAATAAGTATAATTAAAGGGATGAACCATGAAAGCAAACTAACCCAATGGTTGCTTTCGGGCTTAGCTTGGTATCTTATCCCTTTTTCTTCAAGTAGTTTTATTAGGTCAGGGTCTTCTGTGCGGTAAACCTTGAAAAAACCAGAAATTTTTACCGGTTTGTTTCTAAGCTCATAAAGTTTTTCTGCAGCTTGGGGGCGAAATTCCCCGGTTATTTCAAAACGCTTTAAAGTAAGGTTGTCTACCAAACCAAACTTTACCAGAGTTTTAAACTCACTATAAGTAAGGAGCTCATACTTAGGATAAAATTTTTCTAAAGCTACCAGAGAGACTAAAAGAATAAAAACAGAAAAAAGTATTAAGGTTAGCTTGTGAGCCCCTTTCATCAGCTGTTTTTAAGTGGACCTTGCCCTGTAGATTCTAAAACAGATAACCAAAATCTGCCGTTAAGGTTAACCTGCTTTCTTTTTTTAACGGCTTCTTTTATAGGGATGTGTACAAACTGGTCGTTAAGGTAGCTTACCATAAGCCCTGTTTTTCCTGCCATACCTGCATGAACCGCATACTGAGCTAAAAACCCGCAAAAAATTCGGTCTTCTGCATTGGCAGGCACACTTCTAATGATGTAGCTTGGGTCTATATAACGTATTACTACAGGGATGTTTTTTTGTTTAAAATATTCCTCTATCTTTTCTTTTAAAAACTTACCTATATCACCTAACTTAAGGTTACCAGAGGCATCATATTCTGGGGGGTCCTTTTGCACATACTTTTGGCCAGCTCCTTCTGCAACCACTATAACCGCATGTTTTCTTTTTTCTAATCTTTTTTCTAATTCTGTTAAAAGCCCCTTAGGTCCTTCTAAATCAAAGTCCATTTCTGGGATGAGGCAAAAGTTTACCTCTCTTGTGGCTAAAGTAGCTGCTGCAGCGATAAAACCCGAATGTCTTCCCATAAGCTTTACTAACCCTATACCATTAGGCACTCCGATGGCCTCGGTATGAGCACACCTTATGGCATAACAAGCCATCTCTACCGCGGTGTTGAACCCAAAGGTTTTTGAGACCAACCAAATGTCGTTGTCTATCGTTTTAGGAATACAGACCACCCCGATTTTTATCCCTCTTTTGTCTATTTCCTCTTTAATTTTATTGGCTGCCCTGAAGGTGCCATCACCTCCTATCATAAACAGAAGGTTTATGTTTAACCTTTCAAGGGTGTCAACTATCTCCTCTATCGGTTGATGGCCCCTTGAGGTACCAAGAAAGGTGCCTCCCATAGAATGGATATCCTTTACATTATCTGGGGAAAGTTCGATCACCTCATGTCCATACTTAGGGATAAACCCTTGAAGTCCGTACTTAAACCCTAAAATTTTATTTACTCCGTAAGAATAATATAAGGTCATAACCAAAGACCTTATCACATCATTAATCCCAGGACATAACCCTCCGCAGGTAACTATACCTACCTTTACCTTAGAAGGGTCAAAATAGATGTAAGGTCTGGGACCGGCTACCTCTAAAGAAAGAACAGGCTTCTTTTGGTTTATTTGGGTTTTTAAATAATCTACGTTAAGTCTCAAGGTAATACGGGTGCTATCTTCTATAAAACAAGAGGGAGAAAGTTGCATCGGGTTAGGTATTTTACAAGGACCTAAGGTTTCTATCTCGGTGGAGATAGGTTCTGTTATTTCTTCTAAAAATTCGTAATAACAAAAGGGGTCTTTCATGACTCCCCCCTTTCTAAGTTTTTTAGTCTAACCCTTATAGCCTCTGCATGAGAAGGTAGGTTTTCTGTTTCGGCAAGAAGTATAACCTTAGCAGCCTCTTCAGCCAAAGCCTCTTTTGAGTATTTCATAAAGTTTATTTTTTTTAGAAATTTTTCTGGGGAAAGGGAAGAAGAAAACCTTGCAAGTCCCATCGTAGGTAAGACATGGTTAGGTCCTGCGATGTAGTCTCCCACCGCTTCAGGGGTAAAGGCACCTAAAAATACCGCACCGGCGTTTTTTACCCGAAAGAGATGTTCAACCGGATCTTTTATCATCAGCTCTAAATGCTCAGGGGCTATAAGGTTTGCAAGATAAAAGGCCTCTTCCAAGGTTTTTACCTTAAAAATTGCCCCCCTTTGCTTTAAGGCTTTTTCTGCTATTTCACTTCTTAGACCCTTAGCTAAGGCTGTCGGGATAAGCCGCTTAACTTCTCTTATCAAGGCAGAAGAGGTGGTAATAAGGACTGAAAGGCTCATTGGATCGTGCTCTGCCTGAGCAAGAAGGTCCCAAACCACAAACTCAGGATTAGCTGTTTCATCGGCTATTATCAACACCTCACTTGGTCCTGCTAAGATGTCTATCCCTACTTGAGAGGAGACTAATTTTTTAGCTATAGTAACGTAAATGTTTCCTGGTCCGCAGATTACATCTACCTTAGGTAAGGTTTCAGTCCCATAGGCCAGGCCAAAAATAGCCCAAGGACCGCCTACTTTATAGATTTCGTCAACTCCAGCCTCTTTAGCCGCAACCAGAAGCCCTGGATGTAGGCTTCCGTCTTTTCTTGGGGGAGACACCATCACCACTTTTTTAACCCCGGCAAGCTTAGCAGGCACAGCAGTCATAACTACCGTAGAAATCAAAGGGGTCTCTCCTGACATACCGCCTGGAATATATACCCCTGCAGCTTCTACCGGAGTAATCATCTGACCAAGAAGCACCTCTTTTTCCTCTTTTATAAACCAAGAAGTAGGTAAATGCTTAGCATGAAACCTTCTAACCTTTTCTACCGCCAGCTTGATAGCCTTAACAAGGTCTTCTGAAACCTCTTGGTAGGCCCTTTCTATTTCGCTTTCCTTAACCTTTAAATCTGAAGGTTTTAATAAAACCTTATCAAAGGTCTGGGTAAACTCTAAAAGGGCTTTATCCCCTAACTTTCTTACCCTATCTCCTATGTTTTTGACGTATTTTTCTTTTTTTGCAGGAAAAGTTTCCACCCGGTTCAAAAGTTTCTTAAGATAGTTTTCTGCTTGTTTAGAAGGATAGGAGAAAACCCTTAGAGGCATGTTTTTGACCCCTTTA is a genomic window containing:
- the ftsH gene encoding ATP-dependent zinc metalloprotease FtsH; the protein is MKGAHKLTLILFSVFILLVSLVALEKFYPKYELLTYSEFKTLVKFGLVDNLTLKRFEITGEFRPQAAEKLYELRNKPVKISGFFKVYRTEDPDLIKLLEEKGIRYQAKPESNHWVSLLSWFIPLIILIGFWLFLFKKFTSSDGGIISFGKSKAKIYVENEIQVTFKDVAGVDEAVEELKEIIEFLKNPEKFTKLGAKIPKGVLLVGPPGTGKTLLARAVAGEAGVPFISISGSSFVEMFVGVGAARVRDLFFQAEKMAPCIIFIDEIDAVGRVRGVSPAGGTEEREHTLTQLLTEMDGFDPKKGVIIIAATNRPEILDPALLRPGRFDRVVVVDRPDLKGREEILKLHCQNIPLGKDVDLKVIAARTPGMVGADLANVVNEAALLAARKGKSVVEMEDFEEAIDRVIAGLAKKNRYISHEEKTRIAYHEAGHAVVASILTPQEKVHRISIIPRGVSALGYTLQLPTEERYLMTKTELLSKISVLLAGRAAEELIFKEVSTGAQNDLERATEIARAMVMDYGMSEILGPQTFRKREHLFLDVPFKERELVSEEIAALIDQEISHILKTCYETSAKILSEKMAILETIVKILMEKEVLEGEELERLLYQNLQGGTPQ
- a CDS encoding ATP-dependent 6-phosphofructokinase, encoding MKDPFCYYEFLEEITEPISTEIETLGPCKIPNPMQLSPSCFIEDSTRITLRLNVDYLKTQINQKKPVLSLEVAGPRPYIYFDPSKVKVGIVTCGGLCPGINDVIRSLVMTLYYSYGVNKILGFKYGLQGFIPKYGHEVIELSPDNVKDIHSMGGTFLGTSRGHQPIEEIVDTLERLNINLLFMIGGDGTFRAANKIKEEIDKRGIKIGVVCIPKTIDNDIWLVSKTFGFNTAVEMACYAIRCAHTEAIGVPNGIGLVKLMGRHSGFIAAAATLATREVNFCLIPEMDFDLEGPKGLLTELEKRLEKRKHAVIVVAEGAGQKYVQKDPPEYDASGNLKLGDIGKFLKEKIEEYFKQKNIPVVIRYIDPSYIIRSVPANAEDRIFCGFLAQYAVHAGMAGKTGLMVSYLNDQFVHIPIKEAVKKRKQVNLNGRFWLSVLESTGQGPLKNS
- the hisD gene encoding histidinol dehydrogenase, whose amino-acid sequence is MPLRVFSYPSKQAENYLKKLLNRVETFPAKKEKYVKNIGDRVRKLGDKALLEFTQTFDKVLLKPSDLKVKESEIERAYQEVSEDLVKAIKLAVEKVRRFHAKHLPTSWFIKEEKEVLLGQMITPVEAAGVYIPGGMSGETPLISTVVMTAVPAKLAGVKKVVMVSPPRKDGSLHPGLLVAAKEAGVDEIYKVGGPWAIFGLAYGTETLPKVDVICGPGNIYVTIAKKLVSSQVGIDILAGPSEVLIIADETANPEFVVWDLLAQAEHDPMSLSVLITTSSALIREVKRLIPTALAKGLRSEIAEKALKQRGAIFKVKTLEEAFYLANLIAPEHLELMIKDPVEHLFRVKNAGAVFLGAFTPEAVGDYIAGPNHVLPTMGLARFSSSLSPEKFLKKINFMKYSKEALAEEAAKVILLAETENLPSHAEAIRVRLKNLERGES